One Manihot esculenta cultivar AM560-2 chromosome 6, M.esculenta_v8, whole genome shotgun sequence DNA segment encodes these proteins:
- the LOC110617416 gene encoding protein IMPAIRED IN BABA-INDUCED STERILITY 1 — protein sequence MGCVSSKQAVSVTPAIDQSGGYNSGRIRVGLENDKASHKSYGNSNHNKNGELSCGSELGESGRESSNSESVSFRLRNLQKYIEGEQVAAGWPAWLSAVAGEAIRGWVPLKADAYEKLEKIGQGTYSSVFRARELETGRIVALKKVRFDNFEPESVRFMAREILILRRLNHPNVMKLDGLITSRLSCSIYLVFEYMEHDITGLLSCPDVRFSGSQIKCYMKQLLSGLEHCHSKGVMHRDIKGSNLLVNNEGILKVGDFGLANFCNAGHRQPLTSRVVTLWYRPPELLLGSTDYGASVDLWSVGCVFAELLLGKPVLQGRTEVEQLHKIFKLCGSPPDEYWKKSKLPHATLFKPQQPYDSCLHETFKDLPTTAVNLIETLLSVEPYKRGTATSALASEYFTTKPYACEPSSLPKYPPSKEIDAKNREEARRRKISGRIRGAETRKPTRMPCGISKLVPAEDAATRVQCAQNNTGNNKCIPKGGDGRSGGEARKPSFDKLEEIFHIKNASQEDIPFSGPIQVSSSSGFAWAKRQKDDASIRSHNRSISRGHSNNGLGFSNALQEKNGFDSRQHDNGDVTYGIRTNSRGHDSSEISKRTLQKQWSQFERPDSFDASEGYHSQELSLALYQREEMEAKRNNLGFRDQGDKVDFSGPLLTQSNRVDELLERHERHIRQAVRKSWFQRGKKHGK from the exons ATGGGTTGTGTCAGCTCCAAACAGGCGGTGTCTGTCACGCCCGCAATTGACCAGTCGGGTGGATACAACTCGGGTCGGATTCGGGTGGGACTGGAGAATGACAAGGCCAGCCACAAGAGTTATGGGAACAGCAACCACAACAAGAATGGGGAGTTGAGTTGTGGAAGCGAGTTGGGTGAGTCTGGGAGAGAGAGTTCTAATAGTGAATCGGTGAGCTTTCGGTTGCGGAATTTGCAAAAGTATATTGAAGGTGAACAAGTGGCCGCTGGATGGCCCGCCTGGCTTAGTGCCGTCGCCGGCGAAGCTATTAGGGGATGGGTACCGCTTAAAGCCGATGCGTATGAGAAATTGGAGAAG ATAGGACAAGGTACATACAGCAGTGTGTTTCGAGCTCGTGAGCTGGAAACTGGGAGGATAGTTGCTTTGAAGAAGGTTCGCTTTGATAATTTTGAGCCTGAGAGTGTCCGTTTCATGGCAAGAGAGATATTGATTCTCCGCAGGCTCAACCATCCCAATGTCATGAAATTGGATGGATTAATTACTTCCCGTTTATCATGTAGCATTTACCTGGTCTTCGAGTACATGGAGCATGACATCACTGGCCTCTTGTCTTGCCCTGATGTCAGGTTCAGTGGATCACAG ATTAAATGCTACATGAAGCAATTACTATCTGGACTGGAGCACTGTCACTCAAAGGGTGTAATGCATCGAGACATCAAAGGATCCAATCTTCTTGTAAACAATGAAGGAATACTGAAAGTGGGAGATTTTGGATTGGCAAACTTCTGCAATGCTGGGCACAGGCAACCTTTAACCAGTCGTGTTGTAACTTTATGGTACCGTCCTCCAGAACTTTTACTAGGTTCCACTGATTATGGAGCGTCTGTGGATCTGTGGAGTGTTGGCTGTGTATTTGCAGAACTTCTCCTTGGAAAACCTGTTCTTCAAGGGAGAACAGAG GTTGAACAATTACACAAAATTTTCAAGCTTTGTGGGTCCCCACCGGATGAATATTGGAAAAAATCCAAACTTCCTCACGCAACTTTGTTCAAACCACAACAACCTTATGATAGCTGTCTCCATGAGACCTTTAAAGATTTGCCAACAACTGCTGTGAACCTGATAGAAACACTTCTGTCTGTAGAGCCATACAAGCGTGGGACTGCCACCTCTGCTCTAGCATCTGAG TATTTCACAACAAAACCTTATGCATGTGAGCCATCAAGCTTGCCAAAATATCCACCCAGCAAAGAGATTGATGCGAAAAACCGTGAGGAGGCAAGGAG GAGAAAGATCAGCGGAAGAATTCGTGGTGCTGAAACGAGAAAGCCAACAAGAATGCCTTGTGGAATCAGTAAACTTGTACCAGCAgag GATGCAGCAACTCGAGTGCAATGTGCTCAAAATAATACTGGCAATAATAAGTGTATTCCTAAAGGAGGAGATGGCAGGTCTGGTGGAGAGGCACGGAAGCCATCTTTTGACAAATTGGAAGAGATTTTCCACATAAAGAATGCATCCCAAGAAGACATTCCCTTTTCTGGCCCAATACAGGTTTCTAGTTCAAGTGGCTTTGCATGGGCAAAGAGACAGAAGGATGATGCATCAATAAGATCCCACAATAGGTCTATTTCAAGAGGTCACAGTAATAATGGATTAGGATTCTCTAATGCATTGCAAGAAAAGAACGGTTTTGATTCAAGACAACATGATAATGGAGATGTTACATATGGCATCCGAACCAATTCTAGGGGTCATGATTCATCTGAAATTTCCAAGCGCACTTTGCAGAAACAGTGGAGTCAATTTGAAAGGCCGGATTCCTTTGATGCTTCTGAAGGATACCATTCACAAGAACTGTCATTGGCACTTTATCAAAGAGAGGAAATGGAAGCAAAGAGAAATAATTTG GGTTTTCGGGATCAAGGAGACAAGGTTGATTTTTCTGGACCATTGCTAACCCAATCAAATAGAGTGGATGAGCTCCTAGAAAGACACGAACGCCACATTCGGCAGGCTGTTCGAAAGTCATGGTTTCAAAGAG GTAAGAAGCATGGGAAGTGA
- the LOC110617911 gene encoding formin-like protein 20 isoform X2 yields the protein MALFRRFFYRKPPDRLLEISERVYVFDCCFSTDVLEEDEYKVYLGGIVAQLQDHFPDASFMVFNFREGDRRSQISDILSQYDMTVMDYPRQYEGCPVLPLEMIHHFLRSSESWLSLEGQQNVLLMHCERGGWPVLAFMLAGLLLYRKQYNGEQKTLEMIYKQAPRELLHLLSLLNPHPSQLRYLQYISRRNLGTDWPPSDTPLVLDCLMLKALPLFEGGKGCRPVVRVYGQDHSKPANRTSKLLFTSSKTKKHVRHYQKEECMLVKIDIRCRVQGDVVLECIHLDGDLVHEEMIFRVMFHTAFVRANTLMLRRDEIDTMWNAKDQFPKHFKAEVLFADGHTSIVPNLSTLRANEDGNEAESASPDEFFEAEEIFSNAIDTQEAKGHYDTHSDHDNLSVDVEHKEVFRDTFDDRSHKEAKNMDFNVDAVKDIAVDDVKYKMDEMVYPDLQAVKDIAVDDGDLKIDSMVAVDTLRNNAIKELDEDGRGDFKEMEAKANGETNTTEILQSILPQLKLSVDVGRQKPEKAVPTAPRSMKPVGADSTAVKENIKQPEPHGTNGKQARPNTVPRWVPPNKAPFANSMHVAHPPSRYNSAPPALAFCASPKDSNVDAHARTSPDDDAAAGDLASYEPSSSPVVAAHLCSAKVVPPCSTTLPRPPPPHSSNAFLPKTSVKVPPPPPPPPPSSLVRQNVEIVSHHESPAPPPPPLPPSSNRQKIGVVLRPAPSSLPWKSLFSSVVLASSVPPPPAPSAPRPPPHHYVTETVPKVGVGIPSPPPPPPPPMVGTALPPPPPPPPPPPPPCGAPPPPSLREYGAPTPPPPPPPPPLHEGTPSPPFALSSGSPPPPPPPSFGALLPPPPSPSRGAPPPPPISGPPPPPPLHGAPPPAPPPLCGAPPPPPPPLHGAPPPPPPPECGAPPPPPPPPLGCGAPPPPPPPPLGCGAPPPPPPPPLGCGAPPPPPPPPLGCGAPPPPPPPPLGCGAPPPPPPPGYGAPPPPPPPGYGAPSPPPPPGHGAPPPPPPPGGGGGPPPPPPPGGHIPGPPGPPGPPGVGPPPPPPLGGKGAVTDTRGLASGRGRGRGSTATASRRSSLKPLHWSKVSRALQGSLWEELQRHGEPQIAPEFDVSEIETLFSATVPKPADSGGKGGRRKSAAAKTDKVHLVDLRRANNTEIMLTKVKMPLPDMMAAVLAMDESVLDADQVENLIKFCPTKEEMELLKGYTGDKETLGKCEQFFLELMKVPRVESKMRVFSFKIQFGSQITEFKKSLNMVNSACDEVRNSVKLKEIMKKILYLGNTLNQGTARVACC from the exons ATGGCGCTGTTCAGACGCTTCTTTTACCGGAAGCCGCCGGATCGGCTTCTTGAGATCTCTGAGAGAGTTTATG TGTTTGATTGTTGCTTCTCCACTGATGTGTTGGAAGAAGACGAGTACAAAGTGTACTTGGGTGGCATTGTGGCACAATTGCAGGATCATTTTCCTGATGCTTCCTTCATGGTGTTTAACTTCAGAGAAGGGGACAGACGGAGCCAAATATCAGACATATTATCTCAATATGACATGACAGTCATGGATTATCCTCGTCAATATGAAGGATGTCCTGTGCTTCCTCTGGAGATGATCCACCACTTCCTTCGGTCTAGTGAAAGTTGGCTGTCCTTGGAGGGGCAGCAAAATGTGTTGTTAATGCACTGCGAGAGAGGAGGATGGCCTGTGCTTGCATTCATGCTTGCAGGTCTTTTGTTATATCGGAAACAGTATAATGGGGAGCAGAAGACTCTTGAAATGATCTACAAGCAAGCTCCTAGAGAACTTCTGCACCTTTTGTCTCTTTTAAATCCACATCCTTCCCAACTAAGATACCTTCAGTACATTTCTAGGAGAAATTTGGGTACTGATTGGCCTCCATCTGATACGCCCTTGGTGTTAGATTGCTTGATGCTCAAGGCCCTTCCATTGTTTGAGGGTGGAAAAGGCTGCAGGCCAGTTGTACGGGTTTATGGTCAGGACCATTCAAAACCCGCTAACAGAACTTCTAAGCTTCTATTCACGAGTTCAAAGACAAAAAAACATGTTCGACATTACCAAAAG GAAGAGTGTATGCTAGTGAAAATAGATATCCGATGCCGTGTTCAAGGTGATGTTGTTCTTGAATGCATCCATTTGGATGGCGATCTTGTTCACGAGGAGAtgatttttagagttatgtttcaTACAGCATTTGTTAGAGCAAATACTTTGATGCTACGTCGTGATGAAATTGACACTATGTGGAATGCCAAGGACCAATTTCCAAAGCACTTTAAGGCAGAG GTACTTTTTGCGGATGGTCATACTTCCATCGTGCCTAATCTCTCCACACTCAGAGCAAATGAAGATGGGAATGAGGCTGAAAGTGCTTCGCCTGATGAGTTTTTTGAGGCTGAAGAGATATTCAGCAATGCGATAGACACACAAGAAGCAAAAGGGCATTATGACACTCATTCAGACCATGACAATTTGTCGGTAGATGTAGAACATAAAGAAGTCTTTAGGGATACATTTGATGATAGGAGTCACAAAGAGGCTAAAAATATGGATTTTAATGTTGATGCAGTGAAGGACATAGCTGTGGATGATGTGAAATACAAGATGGATGAGATGGTATATCCTGATCTTCAAGCAGTGAAAGACATAGCTGTGGATGATGGGGATCTGAAGATAGATTCCATGGTTGCTGTTGATACATTGAGAAACAATGCAATAAAGGAACTGGATGAAGATGGGAGGGGAGATTTCAAAGAGATGGAAGCTAAAGCTAATGGAGAAACCAATACTACAGAGATTTTACAATCCATACTTCCACAGCTAAAGTTGAGTGTTGATGTTGGTAGACAAAAACCTGAGAAGGCAGTGCCAACCGCACCTAGGAGCATGAAACCTGTTGGTGCAGATTCAACTGCAGTGAAAGAAAATATCAAACAACCCGAGCCTCATGGAACTAATGGGAAACAAGCGAGGCCAAATACTGTACCTCGTTGGGTGCCCCCTAATAAAGCTCCTTTTGCCAATTCAATGCATGTAGCACATCCTCCATCCAGATACAATAGTGCACCACCTGCTCTTGCCTTTTGTGCTTCCCCTAAGGATTCTAATGTGGATGCCCATGCAAGGACTTCTCCTGATGATGATGCTGCTGCTGGAGATCTAGCTTCTTATGAGCCTTCTTCCTCTCCAGTAGTAGCAGCACATCTTTGCTCAGCAAAAGTTGTGCCTCCTTGTTCCACAACTTTACCTCGGCCTCCACCTCCTCATTCTAGCAATGCATTTTTGCCTAAGACTTCAGTTAAAGtgccacctccacctccacctccacctccctcaTCACTTGTGAGGCAGAATGTAGAGATAGTTTCACACCATGAATCCCCTGCACCCCCTCCGCCGCCTCTTCCCCCTTCATCTAATAGGCAGAAAATTGGAGTGGTGTTACGTCCTGCACCTTCTTCACTCCCTTGGAAGTCCCTTTTTAGTTCAGTTGTCCTTGCTTCAAGTGTTCCACCTCCACCAGCACCATCGGCACCACGACCTCCTCCTCATCATTATGTTACAGAAACAGTTCCAAAGGTTGGAGTTGGAATTCCAtctccacctccacctccacctccacctatGGTGGGTACTGCACTGCCGCCgccaccacctcctcctcctcctcctcctcctccttgtGGAGCTCCACCTCCACCATCATTACGAGAATATGGAGCTCCtactccaccaccacctccaccGCCTCCACCGCTGCATGAAGGTACTCCTTCCCCACCTTTTGCTCTTTCATCTGGATCTCCACCACCCCCACCACCTCCTTCATTTGGAGCTCTACTGCCCCCACCACCTTCTCCTTCACGTGGAGCTCCTCCACCGCCTCCAATAAGTGGCCCTCCACCGCCTCCTCCTTTGCATGGTGCCCCACCTCCAGCACCTCCACCTTTGTGTGgtgccccacctccaccacctcctCCCTTGCATGgtgccccacctccaccacctcctCCTGAGTGTGGAGCCCCACCTCCCCCTCCACCTCCACCTCTAGGGTGTGGagccccaccaccaccacctcctccacctctaGGGTGTGGagccccaccaccaccacctcctccacctctaGGGTGTGGagccccaccaccaccacctcctccacctctaGGGTGTGGagccccaccaccaccacctcctccacctctaGGGTGTGGAGCCCCACCCCCACCACCTCCTCCAGGATATGGAGCCCCACCCCCACCACCTCCTCCAGGATATGGAGCCCCATCGCCACCACCTCCTCCAGGACATGGAGCTCCACCGCCACCACCCCCACCCGGAGGAGGAGGTGGCCCACCTCCCCCACCTCCTCCTGGAGGGCATATTCCTGGCCCTCCTGGTCCACCTGGACCTCCAGGTGTTGGACCCCCTCCACCTCCCCCATTAGGTGGCAAAGGAGCTGTAACTGATACAAGAGGCTTAGCTTCTGGAAGAGGCCGTGGACGGGGATCAACTGCCACAGCATCTAGAAGATCGTCCTTAAAGCCTCTGCACTGGAGCAAAGTGTCAAGGGCACTACAAGGAAGTTTGTGGGAGGAGCTGCAAAGACATGGGGAGCCCCAAAT TGCACCAGAATTTGATGTGTCAGAGATAGAGACCCTTTTCTCTGCAACAGTTCCCAAACCTGCTGATTCAGGAGGCAAAGGCGGAAGACGCAAATCTGCTGCAGCCAAAACTGACAAAGTTCACCTG GTTGACCTGAGGAGGGCCAACAATACAGAAATTATGCTTACAAAAGTTAAGATGCCACTGCCTGACATGATG